The genomic window ccATGTTTCACTAATGGGTGGATACATCTATCAGAGCGCTCATGACCGTGCGCATTTCATGAATGAGCAAGTTCAAAGATAACCTTTGCTTGGAAGCTTCTGATggtgccccaagccccaggactggagggaccccttggctgcggggctgggagggagggagctgccccttgttctcactctgcctcacgcaaagctgggccgctcacaagtggggcagcacagcaaacaggcagcCTGCCAGTCTCTTCCATCCTCGTCTCTTGAGATTTTTCACCTTTCAGCTTAGGGTCTACAAAGGCAACTGCTTTTGGTCCCGCTGTGTATCCCCACGTACAGCAATGCTGCTGAATCCGtctgtagcacagcagcaggggaaaggcctCAGCCCTTCAGGGTCAGGAGCTGCcgggctctgcctgagcagctcagccagcaggaagggagctgctccacacgGCAACGAGGagcaaagcactgcagcacctcctgcttggGCAGAGCCCAAATTCGGTGCGGGAATAACAGAGTTCTTCTCGTGCCCTGGTgcatcagcactgcaggtgctgtgcccGCAAGCACATGGTTCGAGATCTGCAAAAGAATTCTGCAACTCTTGACTGGGTCAGGATGTCACCAGTGCTAAACTCCACTTTAGTCCAAAGCAACCCCTTTACACCTCTGCTGGTGTCTGCtagattttttcttcagggtatcCAGACAAAAGTAAACAGAGGAGAAGCCTACATTTTCATTGTTGAGCAGAAATGTATCTCATTTTGCTGTACAATCCTTTTTTAAGACGTgttatctctttaaaaaaaaaaattagaaaaaagaaaaaccagaaaaaatatgaaagagaaaaaaccaaatgtgtagtgaaaaatcttctgtaactttggattaagaggtaactgatctttttaaaaagagaacaaagttatttacttTGCAAATGTGCTGATGGCATGGATCCATCTCACTGACCTCAGCAtccttttttaagtattttgcgTTTTGCTGTCAAtattaagttattttaaattgtggttgaagcaataggaaattgaaaTATGGATTGTGCATGACCGTGTCTTGAGTGTAAAAATATTGCGGTTTGAAACTTGGACCTAAAGTATTGCAAATAAAAGTTATAAATACCAATGGattgtgtgacagcagcttttcctctaggatgtgcagcatcagaaagacttcatcagtgtggctgtgggtgcttttagctttgtcctgtgccactctatgatgacatgaaacaggacttcacctgccaccagcccaggccaccctttgccaccccagctccttggagcttggacaagcagacacaaagtctttctgctgcttcccccttttgcacaaatgcacagagagctgggatttttccaggtctCGTGTCTCCACGATGAATACGGTGAGTTACAcagatgcttgtcagctccacttcctgcctagaaatcttgaaactgcttctaaatgctgctcactTCAGCTCTTGGACACCTACTCCCACAGGGccgggaaaaaaatgcccctgACGCCAGCTTACAAGGTGAGTTACGCCAAAGAGGGctatgtgggaaatctctatccctgCCTATCCTTTTAAGAGATCTGTGCCTTGTATCTAAAGGAAGGAATGTGCAAGCAACGTGACTGACACTTTCGCTCTCCGTGTTCGTTCCGCAGCCACGGGTACAAAGACATTATGGGAACCCTtgtgcagccagagccttccgtccctgcagaagggagcgcggcgggtgggggcggttggcgggcagcgagccccggacagcgggcgagatccggctccacacctgccaggccctgctaaggctccatgccggctcctctgcaacagcaaagaccttcagccgtgtcactgcccagaggggcagtgctggcccggccgcacagctccttttccccacaAGTTGCAGGAGGTGAGAACGCAAcacttgcaaacaccgactgcgagccacagcgcCGGCTGCgcaccatgaacctcagctctgggacCACTGTCTGCCCCAAGCTCcgggggatgcagtgggagccgggctgggctctgccctggggccatcctccagggacagctgcaaacagggagcatttagTTGCCACCAAGAGCCCAGCCACGCGTGGAGGGGAGCCGGTGCAGGTGCGGCCTGCGCTgttgcctgctgtgctctggggctgctgctccccgcagagggaactgcactggcgtgccagaggagacaaagaAGCTTCAGCTTAAGCCAAACtgagctgggtggctgggctggcaggagtggggagggtcaagggcattcacagagctcatcctgctggaaGGACGAGGAAAAGGGGCAGTGGGAAGCTAACAGTGaggagagctgaggcctggagggcAGCTCTTGAATGACACTCAGGTCTCACCggacctctgagacattgctgttcttctgccagtgacaggatgagtccctaaacctggggctcgctCCTCCTCGTGGTCAaaggcatcaaggaaggctacagtgcgacagagactgccctgagctggcaactcactgggggaaaagagggagcacttgtgaagtaaaaggcaggcggggcagagaactgttcagagaagggctgagctaaagcttgagcaagctgagaaatgccatttggggtcatcccagattgatttcatttcacaagttattgaacaagtttattttgggggcggggggggtgtcatgttttcccctggaggCGTGCACTCTGCAGGCTTGAGCTGCGTTGCCGAAATGCtcgagcacgtctctgctgcggctcacaccggttcttctttggcttcttccgGCCCggtgctgagccgcagcagagccctggcggagcccagagcagcctcagcatccacagagcccggctgcaaggagagaaagcagaaaccgcCCGTCACTTGAAGGCTgctgtcccccttgtcccagccgcccgcggtgcccaggccgtgctggctgtgctcagagcggTGCCCGAAGCCGCCcgtcactgctgcctttggcaggagagcaggatggcaggacacgtgccaccgcccgcagccagccatggcagatccacctcctcagcagctgcccattgggatgctcctgtgctcgctgccatctcccaaaagcccttatcccagccgtgccaagaaGACGGGGACCCACCGCACGCCACCCGCCGccggaagaaaagctgctcccaagcgaTGTCCTCGGCCTTCTCCAAGGCCCCGTCCCATCCACGCTGCAGCTGGTCCCAAGCACTTCCCGATCCAGACTGGACACCACCTACAACGCTTCCTTTAAgggaaacaaacaacaaattaatgaaaagggattacagacaaaaaggagaaacaagaaaaaaggtaaaaagtctTCTCTCTGTTGGGGGCCTGAGGAAGGCCCAACCTTCCCtacatgctggggaaaaacccaccctcGGGCGAGGGAAGCCCACgctttctcccctcccccccgcacTGACCCCCAACAGGCACAGcgagcccaaagcaaacaagccgagtggagcagcccaagcccttcctttcctgcaaaacaaagcagcccgtgcacagctcctggagtgccacctctgctcctgccatgggggcttgtttgtgtcgggctggctgccccagccccagccccaggaacagTGGGcggtgggggctgttggcagggccaggagccgaCTCCCATTTCCTAAGcaccccagcccatcccgcccgccctgccgaaaagcagcttggcagccggctgaagaattagttgcatccgccccagcaaaggggggaacctttgcttcccggccaggctgtgcaatgcccaaatctgggagcatccccctggctgtggactcatctgtaaattcgctgtggagcctggctttgaagaaggtgccagaatcgaagcccatcatcttcagcttgccggtggccaggtggaggaagagcttgccaTCCTTGACGTCatcctccatgtctccagcagcagcaggagtacagcttctccaggggctccttcttccctgcggctgagagcaggctgtcagtgccccgcccagggccccggctgtcagtgaagcaggacaagcaaaagcagcttgcacggcagccaccagtgctgggaagagcagctcagcgccAGCACAAGGGCTGCGGGTCCCCATCTGACGACCCCTGCGCAGCAATACAGGCAGGGCAAAAAAGCCTGCGTTTCTTGGCTTCTTCTGGCCAAGGCACGTGTGGAGCTgtaacttaccggctccctggatcaaagtgtgcctgtggctctctcccttcttctaTGGATGATGAATATCCTGCAGCCAAGGATCACacgacaggtcttctaatgagggcctgtCCAAGGAGTGCAGGGACAGACACCATCTGATCAGTTCCTTGCAGTCTGTggggagaaaccagaaagcgccggtcagttgcagaaggctcctgtccgctttgccccactattgccatgcccaggccatgccatgGGGGCTCCGAGCTGTGCCTGAACTTTCCCATCCATTCTttgttttggaggagagcaggagagcgaggcatgtgccacctcctcggcagctgccagagcgggatgctcatgagcccgctgctgtctcccagtactgctattccccccgtgccgcaGGGATGAGCATGCACCTTGAGAGAGCCGTTCTGGGAGCGACAGCTGGCCCCAGCTGATGTTCCGGCCCTTCGGGAACGGGTGCcgcccgcagaccatctggtgcagcacgatgcccagggaccagacggtagctgcctcgccgtagtaccagccaaaatgggtccattccggggggctgtacgCTGGTGTTCCTACGGAATAGAGAGGCACTTCATTAGCGGGATGCTGCCTGCTCccggagcctcgccccagcatccctgggcacgcGGGGGCTGCACCAGCGGCACACGgcatgacccgctgccctctcgccAGCGCCTGTGACTTGtggacaaactgggggttgtAAAAGAAGCCACCGGTGtcacaagagggcagcggaagccctggcaaggctaaagcattccatgcaaagggaaAACCCGCTCAGTGCCGGGGGTGGGAAAACCATGCCttcaccctccctgcctgcattgccccaaaaaaacattctgaagcCAAGGCAAACAAGGCGAGCTGAGCAGTCCAAGCCGGTTcttgcctgcacaccaaaccggCGGGTGCACAGCTTCTGGCCCCCCCCcctctgctacccccacccacgggtgtgTTTTTGTCacactggctgccccagccccagcgccagtcctgggcagagtggctggcgaaggctgccagcagggctggaagatggccccCCGGCCACCCGCACTCAAAAGCAACTGGGCTGAAAACTCGGTCCCATGACTGGcatcaaaagggagaatccccgctgccacagccaggttgGGCCGCGAGATGCCGGCACCGGGAGCCTACCCTGGTGAggactcacctgcaaagctggtgtaggctgtgtcttgcaggtaggtgccgcaGCCAAAGTCAATCAATTTGGCCTGGCCCgtggccaggtcaaccaggatgttctctggtTTCAGGTCCCTGtgaaggaccccgcagctggtgcagtgccgcacggcctccaggaccTGGCGGAACAGCTCCCGTGCCACCTCCTCTGACAGGAAGCCCCGCGCTCGAATGAAATGGAGCAGGTCCTGAGACTGCTCCGGCCgctccatcaccagcaccaCGTTGCTGGGGAGCTCGAGCCACTCGAGGAGCTGCACCACACCAGGGAAGCCggtggacaccttgtccagcagcacgacctCGAGTGGTGCGCTGGTGCCgttgggctgcgggaggagcacgatGCCGTCAGtggggctgatgccgtgccagggctcgggaagccctcgccCAGCCCGGGATGCTCTGCGCCCTCCGCTGCCCCCACGCCCGCTCTCCCCCGAGGCGTCCTGGCGCCTTCCACCCtcccgggcctcggctcatccccgcccgtcacGCCCcgccttctcccgctgcccaccacccccacccctaccccccccgctcactcaccagctcgccccaatgacgGATGCGGGTCCGTGGCACccatttgatggccacctgcaagccaaggggagcagcgggctgagctcgccgcccgccctgccgagccccatcctccttctcctgcgccctcctttgccccccgcctcctgcgcccgccgccggccccgccactcaccggggcgccgtccgagagccgcgtggccgcgaagacgctgccgaagccgccgcgccccagcagcgaaccctcCAGGTAGCGCTCCCTCAGGCCCTGCAGCGCATTCCCTGCCGGCGAGACGCGgctgtcagcgctcggcccggggccagaaACGGCCGCCGGGCGctcctcaaccgccccgggccgggtatCCCCAGATGTTGCCTCTTTCGAAGGggacaccggcggctcgggggcgggggccgcgctGCCGAGCGGAAGAGCTCGGACCGGGGAAGACGCCGCggacgcggcgggagcggccgcgccgtctGTCTCCTCGGCGGGtcccgggaggggccggggccggggccggggccggggccggggccggggccggggccggggccgggccagccggagccagaggCTAACAGTGCTGCCCAAgaggcaggcactgatgcccgcccagcggCGCCACCGCCAGTAGGGcaagagccgggcggaggcgagaccgcggcgggacgcccgggggcggggagggcgcagccccgcccggggccgggggcgggccgggggcatggcccggcctggcatggggagagggaggccgcggaagGGGCGGAGGGGGTGGAGCACTgaagggagagcgggacaggggatgcgggacactgggagaaggagaggaggaacaggagaaggAACGCAGAGGGTCTGGAGAACCGCTGCTCTTGTattgctcttctgctgctgccgctgctgccgctgctgctgctgccgccgctgccgctgaagcgctgggagcgttggtccgcgtgtccgtgtgtctgttgCCCGGGTGTCCGTTTttcccccgcgcgccccgcggccgagccccgcgcgccccgggccagcacgggccgctccggggccgaagcggagtcccggagcatctcttcctcccgcagccgcgcCAAACGCACCGTCTTGTTTAGCTTCTTCTTCACCAGATTGTAACTCTTCCTTGCGGCAATCTTGCAActtgcccctgctgctgctggctcgccCCGCGCCGCGGTCTCTTGCTCGCGAGCAACCAAAGCGCTGTCCGCGCTTTTcgcctggagcagagcaaagtgctgaatgaggagcctgccagcgccaggcagaggcagccccgtgggagggcagagcaggacgtGAGGAGGGAGACGTGCAGCCCCTGCGCggtgcagcgctgctccccggccgctcggcgtgGGCAGTgcgagcggcggggccgtgcccggcgcggTGCCCTCGTCGGCagggctgttgctgttttcttgtccGGTTTCAGGTGAAAATCGGAGACTGCCGATAGGAGGCTTCAAATAAAAGAATGGAAACACTCTTTTTGCTGAGTTCTGATGCCGgtccaatagagcagctaagctctcagctgtttgcctcctccctgccaatcCAGCACTTTCAGCCTGGAACAAAGGCCCTCTCTGCAAAGAAACTGCTGGCtggtttccttctcctgctgttcATTGACACAGGTAGAAAAGCAGACTAGTTTGGATGCTGAGTCTGTCCAAACGGACAGTGAGCTTTGCCATGTGAAGCCAAGACACGGAGTCTTGAGCCCTGCGACAGTGTCATGGGAAtcacctttgttgctgctgctgtctattgtcactgctgagggtgcagtCCCATGGGAGCACATGCCCTGTCTCTAGAAGCCAGAGCCGAGCAAGGCACTGGGCTCTAAAATCTTCCCTTGGCAGGCTTCTGGGGTCTCCAGCATTGCTTTCAAAGCCAAACAGGGAGAAGGCAAGCTGTGTGTAGCTCTTGGTATTGTAGAGTGTCTCAAACTTGCTAAGTCCTAGGTGTTTGAGGTAAGATCAGTTTGGAAGGACTGTGAGGTAGAACTAGTGCAAGACAGAAAAGGGGAGCATAGAAGGGAAGCAATTAATAGTATACGGGAACATCTTGGGTTGTTTCTTTCCGTTTGCATGTCCCTTCTgggaagctgttttgcttttgcaagaatCTTGTCCACAGTGATGTTTGCTCTTTTCAAGACCCTTTCCTGGAGACCGAGCTGGAGCTCCTGTCACAAGATGTGCCATCAcatgcagcttctcttggcttGCCACACTGTGCGTGCAGCAGGActcttgcagcaaagcaggaccaAGGTTTTGAGAGCTTGACAActtgtcctttctcctcctggtgGACTAGCGAGTTGTGCCGTGGGTAAGGTTTTCATCGTTACTGTTGTAGGCTAAGGAAACAGGAGGAGGGGGTAGCAGCAATTGTTAGGCTGGCTGAATGGAGAGAAAGAATCTCCGGAGCCTGCAGCCAGAagtggagagctgggggctaaTCCTTCCAAGCTCTCAGTGGACATCTTGCAAGTGAGCTGGACTGTGAAAATGGTCTGACAGAGGCAGTTGGTTTCTGAGTTCAGCGTAGATACTTGCACATCTGGTGCGTTGGTGCTCAAATCGAGAGTGCAATCGGttcacaggaagcagcagaagaagctgGAGCTCGCCGAGCAGGCGACTGAAAGAATCTGCAAAGGAGAAATGCGGGAAATGACTTGGTGTACCTTGCCTGGAAGAAGGGTAGTTTTTTTGAATAATTCCTAATCCGTTCCCTTGGCTTTTGACTTTCCTAACAAGGCCATTTGCATTCCCGATTCAGCACGAGTGAGAGGCCCGGGCTTACGGAAGTGCGCCAAAGATTCCTCCGCAGTGACGCTCAGGTGGAAAGAGGAGCGGGGCGCCTGAGCAGCCTCCGGGGAAGCATCCCGCGAGGTGCAATTTGCgccgtgctgggagaggagcagggggagaaggatgggccttgcgtagcagcagcagcagcagcagcagcagcaagtttgGGCCGCAGGACATTGGGCCTGCGCCGCTGCCCCACAATGGGCGGGCGTgttcccggggctgcggccctGGCACCGCGTCCACTGAGCTGCCGACGCTGCGGGAgctccccgggctgggctcGGGGTCCCGCTGGGActgggcagcaggctgtgctctcaCTGTGGTCAGCAGCAGCGGGACGTACCTCTGGACATCCacgtctcctgctgctgggaagaagcaATGAAGCGAGTGCAGAAgttctgcttcctctttctcccgGTGGATTTTTTCGTTTCATTCCACACTCCAGAGGCAATTTCTGTGCTGGCCTCTGGCAGCTGATTCTATTTCAAGAGCACCAGCAAAAGGGCTGTGTTTGAGCGCTGTGAATGTGGCCTGTATGGCTTTCATTCTCCTCGACTTTTTGCTTATAGACCTGTGAACATTTCAAGATCTGCTAATCAGGATGCCTGCAACAAAGCATCTGAATTCCCCATCAGAAAAGCACTGTGGCTAGCACCGATCAAAAGAGGCAATTGcagtttttcagataaaattcaaGTGGCAACCAGAAGAGGGGGAAGAGCAGCCATGATCTGTAATTCCCAAGGCAAACGCAAGAAAAGCCTCCTGCTGTCACCTGAGGATGAGTGAAACGGTGCTGGGAACAGTGCTGGAACCggatcctttctttctctgaaggttgcatcagggcagcacagccgggCTCTGAGGAATCAGGTCTGTTTGTGGCTGATTGTGTCTCTAGTCCAGAAATTCACCGGGAAAAACCTCTTGGGAAGCCGAGGCAcaagcaggtgggaaggggctggcgctgctgctgctcttggccagGAGCCCCGGCTGTGCCGGTACAGGGCCCACTGCGcggtggctcctgctgctgccagagctgggcgggTCTCAGGGACCGGGAATGGACACGGGGGACAGCaaaggctgtggg from Aphelocoma coerulescens isolate FSJ_1873_10779 unplaced genomic scaffold, UR_Acoe_1.0 HiC_scaffold_60, whole genome shotgun sequence includes these protein-coding regions:
- the LOC138102066 gene encoding serine/threonine-protein kinase pim-1-like; this translates as MPGRAMPPARPRPRAGLRPPRPRASRRGLASARLLPYWRWRRWAGISACLLGSTVSLWLRLARPRPRPRPRPRPRPRPRPLPGPAEETDGAAAPAASAASSPVRALPLGSAAPAPEPPVSPSKEATSGDTRPGAVEERPAAVSGPGPSADSRVSPAGNALQGLRERYLEGSLLGRGGFGSVFAATRLSDGAPVAIKWVPRTRIRHWGELPNGTSAPLEVVLLDKVSTGFPGVVQLLEWLELPSNVVLVMERPEQSQDLLHFIRARGFLSEEVARELFRQVLEAVRHCTSCGVLHRDLKPENILVDLATGQAKLIDFGCGTYLQDTAYTSFAGTPAYSPPEWTHFGWYYGEAATVWSLGIVLHQMVCGRHPFPKGRNISWGQLSLPERLSQDCKELIRWCLSLHSLDRPSLEDLSCDPWLQDIHHP